cctctttcctctcctctacctctttttcctcctcctgtgtctcctCTCTACTCCCATCTgtacctctctttcttctcttatttctcctcctctctttctctctccatatcccttttatcctcccttctctgtcCTCTCCATCTttgcctcctattcctcctcttccttcttctccatcctctccatctacccccctttcctcctctaccgtttctcttctttcctctccatctgtacctcctcctccttcctttctctctattgtCCTTTGctactcttgttttcttctctctcctccccttctacctctctctcccctctttctctcctagtTGGCACCTCTTTTGATATCACATTCAGACACCTTGACAGTTTCTCACccaatttgtttttttatctgtCGGTGAGAACGGAGTGATGCCTTATCTAAGCtacctttaaaacacacacacacacacacacacacacacacacacacacacacactcactaactcGAACAACACTATCCACAGTAACACTAACTACTAAAAACATCGACAGCTGTAGAATTAGTGGTGTTGTGACTTcatacagggaggaggaggaagaggaagaggaggaggaggaagaggaagagcctaTTGTTTCATCATGCGCTAGCCAATCTTCTGTAACTGTGCATAAATAGGtgtgaatagaggaggaggaggaggaggagaggaaggaagaggttagggaaggaagaatatgaggagaggaaaagaagaaaataaagatagttgataattaagaggaaggagaaagaatagaagatgggaagaagggataaggaaggagggaggaggaaagagatggaaggaaagatagagggagataagaggagggaagaaagagaagataataggtggagaagaaataaggatagaggaagagagaaggagaaggaaggagtgtagagtgaagaagaggaagggaggaggatagagagaagcagaggaaggaaggagaagggtagggagagggagagagagagaaggaaggagacaaaagaagagggggaggagagaaggaaggaaaggaaaggagaagcaaggaagaggaaggaggaagaggaggaggagggggagggaaaggaaggttactattaccatcattatcacagTGTTGCCAGTTGCAGGATAACGatggggtgttggtggtgttagaaTATGGTGTTGAATATGACCATCTGTAGAATCATATAACAacacaataccatcaccacctttaTCATCACCAACACATAACACCAAACATCACCCATTATCGTCTTTACCAGGTGGATAGAaggatgatacacacacacacacacacacacacacacacacacactaaaagaaggaattaccaccaggaacacaagaggacatactTAAAAATTGAGgcagggaagatgcttgagacacataaagaaatatagcttcctgcagaGAAATATAGAggcttggaacagactaagtgaggatgtagtattagCGAGGATTGTGCAAAGCCTTAAGGAAAAGttagataaatgtagatacggagacgggaccacaggagcgtaaagcccaggcccggTAAAActaaaactaggtaaacacacacacacacgtcaaccatcaccaccactatcgtcATCCCCAGGTGGACGGCAAGACGATAAAGGCACAGATCTGGGACACTGCTGGCCAGGAGCGTTACCGAGCCATCACCTCCGCCTACTATAGGGGTGCTGTGGGTGCCTTGCTGGTGTACGACATCGCCAAACTCCTCACCTACACCAACGTCGAGCGCTggctgaaggagctgagggaccATGCTGACCAGAACATTGTCATCATGCTTGTCGGTGGGTGTGGGGGCTTGTGAGGGTCTTAGGTCCATAtcattaaacatttcggcacccagGCACACACTTTTGGCAGAGAGTAGAGTAGCAAGACACCTCTCTACCcaaaatttacctctcttttgggcactctttactttcccatttttaggagcagtgttttataggcttttttttttcaacattttttttttatgcccttgagctgcttccttgtaaaaaaaaaggggggtgtTTTGAAGGAGGTGTGGgcctttccatgagtagtttcttGATGctagtgggagtttgacaaggcagcTGTACCAATAACTCTAAAAAACACTTCTGAGCATGCATTTTGCCTCTCTTTTTGCCTTTAGAAACAACTGATGTGAGAGTTCAAAAGTGGTAGTTTGTGTTGCTCTACTTGTATTTTTGTGGTCAGTTAACTGCAAGTCTCCCACACTTTACAATTGGGTTATTTTCTTGGTAAAGCAATCTTGGGGTGAATCGACTGTATAACCAACTTCAGGTTTGATTAATAGGATTGATTGTAGGATTCATATATTGTTACCTAGACTGCCCGGTATGTAATATTAATGATGTTTACTGGACTGCACTGTATTTTAATCATTTCTAAAGCTAGTATGAACatgaaataaacacacaaaatagCATAAATAAAGATTGGACTGATCCTAAAAGTGAGTCAGATGGATCATTATGAAGAATCGATTGGAAGACCTATATATCATAGAGTGGAGGAGACCTGTAAGTGGTTATCTAGTGTTGTCTCTCCATATCTATGTTCATCAAAGCTAATTCTTGGTTACAGATGGTTACTTGGGATGGCACCTACCTCAGGGCTAATTGAGTCTTTCTAATTTTACACAGCTCCTCAACATATGCTTTGTACTATTCTCTCTACCAGTGAAAGCCCCtaacctccgtctcctcctcctcgtccctctgtCAAGCCTCCCAAACCTACCCTATCCTTATTCTAGTGTATAGCTCAGAAAACCATCCTCTTGACAACATTTCTTAAGCTATTCGCACTAATGCAGATAGACCTTTTAGTTTAGATTTAGGGCTGTTTCTAAGCTAATACAATCTTTCCTTTTATAATTTTCCACAGTTCCTCCTCACTCTTACTTGTAATATTCTTCCTACAATTCGAAGCCtctaacaacctcctcctcctcttcctcctgtccccttAGGCAACAAGTCTGACCTGCTCCACTTTCAGAGCTAATAcgatcttttttttctaattttccacAGTTCCTCCAAACCTGCTTTGTACTATTCTTCTTCCTACAAATCGAAGCctctaaccacctcctcctcctcttccttctgtccctttaGGCAACAAGTTTGACCTGCACCACTATTTCAGAGCTAATAcaatcttttttcttctaattatccATGGTTCCTCCACACAAATACTTTACACAAATCATCTTCCTACAAATCAAAgcctctaacctcctcctcctcttccttccgtccctttagGCAACAAGTCTGACCTCCACTTTCAGAGCTAATAcaatctttttttataattttccatGGTTCCTTCACGCAGATGCCTTATGCTATTCTTCTCCCTACCAATCGAAgcctctaacctcctcctcctcctcttcctcctgtcccattAGGCAACAAGTCTGACCGCTCCACTTTCAGAGCTAGTAcgatcttttttttctaattttccttgGTTTCTTCACACAGATGCCTTATACTATTCTTCTGCCCACAAATCGATacccctaacctcctcctcctcctcttcctcctgtccctttaGGCAACAAGTCTGACCTGTGGCACTGTTTCAGAGCTAATAcaatcttttttcttctaattttccatGGTTCCTTCACACAGATGCCTTATACTATTCTTCTCCCTACCAATCGAAGCCTctaacctcctcctgctcctcttcctcctgtccctttaGGCAACAAATCTGACCGCTCCACTTTCAGAGCTAGTAcgatcttttttttctaattttccttgGTTTCTTCACACAGATGCCTTATACTATTCTTCTGCCCACAAATCGATacccctaacctcctcctcctcctcctcctcttcctcctgaccctTTAGGCAACAAGTCTGACCTGTGGCACTGTTTCAGAGCTAATAcaatcttttttcttctaattttccatGGTTCCTTCACACAGATGCCTTATACTATTCTTCTCCCTACCAATTGAACCtctaacaacctcctcctcctcttcctcccatccctttagGCAACAAGTCTGACCTGCGGCACCATTTCAGAgctaatacaattttttttataattttccatGGTTCCTTCACACATGTTTTATACTATTCTTCTTACAAATCGAAGCCtctaacaacctcctcctcctcctcctcctccttctcttcctcttcctcccatccctttagGCAACAAGTCTGACCTGCGGCACCATTTCAGAgctaatacaattttttttataattttccacGGTTCCTTCACACATGTTTTATACTATTCTTCTTACAAATCGAAGCCtctaacaacctcctcctcctcctcctcctcttcctcttcctcccatccctttagGCAACAAGTCTGACCTGCGGCACCATTTCAGAgctaatacaattttttttataattttccatGGTTCCTTCACACATGTTTTATACTATTCTTCTTACAAATCGAAGCCtctaacaacctcctcctcctcctcctcctcttcctcttcctcccgtccctTTAGGCAACAAGTCTGACCTGCGCCACTTGCGGTCCGTGCCCACCGAGGAGGCCAAGGCGTTTGCTGAGAAGGAGGGTCTCTCTTTTATCGAGACGTCCGCGTTAGACTCCACCAACGTCGAGACAGCCTTCCATAACATCCTCACAGGTAAGTGGTCTCGAGTCTCCGTTCTCTGGTCTCGGTTTCTGGACATGGcaacacttttatttatttatttattttatttaagggGTTTGGTATGGaatttatttcttttatgttgttgctgttgttgtgtttgttaagTTGATTTatctcatttacttttttttgcgtgtgttctCTGCTGGTCTCTGATTTCTGGTTTCAGTGATTTATTCGGGGGCGATGTTTTTTTGTGAAGGCTTCGCTGCGTCACTACtgattttgtgttgttgttgttttgttctgagggttgttttgattattttctctggctttttttctttttttttttttttaggatttacCTTGGTACTTTTgtggttttctttttgttatttttgtttttctcgttcTGTTGATCTATCTCATTCacatttctctctgttttctttctgtgTTCTCTTTGGCACATGGTTTTTAAAGGCTCTCCCCTGTTCTTGACACTCAGGTACTCCAttgttctctttttgttgttgttttctagtCTGTTTTGTTGTTTGTCATGTTTTGTTTGGGTCGTCtgtgttctttgttttctgtctgttctctgtctctttgttttcttaatcccttcactccagcgacgccgatgtcaccgtatggaaaggttagtcctcttctaaacctcttaatcctcttccatttatttcctcttaatcctcttctaaatctcttcagaggaaatggaagaggattaagagaaatttagaggaggattgaaaggtttagaggaggatcaatcctcttccatttcctcttgaccctttccatactgtgacaccaACGTTTGCATCACGGACGGAAAGGGTTAAGAATCTATTGTGGTATTGAATTCAtggttctctttcttgttttctttttgttttgctctttttttatctGCTCTGTTTTCTGTTCATCTGTATTTGGTTCtctatctctttgttttcttaagGATCTATTGTGTTACTTATTTCatggttctttctttttcttttctttttcttttttgttgttttgtttgggtCATTGTGTTCTCTGTTTTCTGTCTGTTCTCTATCGCTGTTATTTTTTAAGGATCTATTGTGTTACTTATTTCAtggttctttccttttcttttctttttcttttttgttgttttgtttgggtCATCTGTGTTCTCTGTTTTCTGTCTGTTCTCTATCTCTGTTATTTTTTAAGGATCTATTGTGGTACTTATTTCATGGTTCTCTTTGTTTGGGTCATCTGTgttctcttttttgtttgtttttgttttgttttatgttctCTGTTCATCTGTATTCTGTTCTTTATCTGTTCTCTGTGCTCTAATGTTCCCCTCTTGACACGActtctcttggttttctttttcttccttttacttttgtttatctttcattttcttccttttttctgttacttttctctctctctctctctctctctctctctctctctctctctctctctctctctctctctctctctctctctctctctctgtgtgtttctttcttttcgtgatgttatttttttctaagtGTTCTTGCTAGGCTGAGACAGGTGAGtttgtgtttgttagtttgtttgttcgcTCAGTCACTATATTTCTCTATTATTCTATTTAGCTCGCAATCAGAATGAgacagctgatgatgatgattatactgtatggctttatctaaccttcaTTTCCTCAGGTGTTGAtaagtctgctctctctctctctctctctctctctctctctctctctctctctctctctctctctctctctctctctctctctctctctctctctctctctctctctctctctctctctctctgtctgtctctctgtctctctctctctctgtctgtctgtctctgtctgtctgtctgtctctctctctgtctgtctgtctgcctctctctctctgtctgtctgtctgtctgtctctctctgtctctctgtctgtctgtctgtctctgtctgtctgtctctctctctctctctctctctctctctctctctctctctctctctctctctctctctctctctctctctctctctctctctgtctgtctgtctctctgtctgtctgtctctctctctgtctgtctatctgtctctctctctgtctgtctgtctgtctgtctctctctctctgtctgtctgtctgtctctgtctgtctctctctctctctctctctctctctctctctctctctctctctctctctctctctctctctctctctctctctctctctctctctctctcacaaccttGGATGCATTGCTAAGGGAAGCCATTCAGCCGCACACATTTGTTTCAAGAGAATTTACTTAACCATTATTTGACTTTTAAGCAGTAGTTTTGTCGCTTGGTttgtctctatttatttatttatttattttgctttctcatgatttttttttttttttttttttcctcagtgaTGTTGGTtggttgtgttgcgttgtgttttctggttgttcttgttgttctttgttgtttttgtggttatattctgcttcttattctttgcttcttgctttttttcctttttgttttctttccctttttcatcctcatcatctcctttgtcttctttcagtTCTATATTCCTATTCCTATCTCAGTCTTCtcaacctttttctttcctcattttcttcttcattgtggttatcatatttttctgctttttcttccttttcatcttttttttgtgtgttgtttctCCGTTGTCtttgtctcatttctttttccttatcctcatttttcttctattattattattattattattattattattattattattattattattattattattattattattattattattactgttatcaccattattattactaccattatgTGTGCATGCAGAAGAGGTCAAGTTAACAtgattttttccttctcgtccttttaaCATGTCTTGGTTAGTCAATTACTCGTCTAAGTCCCTGGATGTGCCCCTTGTCCTGCCCATCATGTGTCCTTATTATTGATTTACGTTCCTCCTGTGAATGTCAATGTCTGTTGTATTGCCCCAGCATGCAGAGTCCCCCAGTGATGCTTCTCTTAATGGCAACCGCCCAGATTAATTTGCAACTAAGACTCATGAAGATTTTTACTCATATGTGGATGCTGTTTACACTCACAATGTTCTTGTATGTGATAGGTAgtcgtgtgtatttgtgtgtgagatagggggtatgtatgtgtgtgtgtggggaggggagggcaatgtgcagtcatacctcggtttacaaTCTTAATTCATTCTGGAATTTTGCTCAAATCAGaaaagggggcttcgtggtgcagtggttagcacactcagctcacaaccaagagagcctgggttcgattcccgggcagagtggaaaaatttgggtggcttttccgataccctacgcccctgtccacccagcagtgaatgggtaccaggtattaattgggggttgtgtcccgtctcctgggatctgttcccttctcctataattccttccccttctgtctctctctggcatatgaccacagatgttgcgccgactaaacaaaactttccaacttttaaaCCAGAAAAATCGTAAACCAAAGCTGTAAGTAAGCCTAGTGCTGTAAATGCAAAgatcgcacactagagcacaaacacAAGCAGACACGAGCGCGTGGGTGCTACCTCTGCGAATGTATAATGCGAACTGAGACCCTGTTCCCGTTGTTTACTGCTCTGAGTGCTCTCGTCTTGcggtgaacaaagggaacccacaccCACATTTTCAACTTTTACAAACAGGATGCCTTTAAACCAAGGGATtttttgtgatttattttttgctcataaagtaaggcactcataaaccgaggtattactgtatgtgagggtatgtgtgtgtgtgtgtgtgtgtgtgtgtgtgtgtttattgcatGTTACCTCACACAGTAACAAACTACACAGGGAACATACAAGCACACAGAGGGTAGAAAAGGGTGGTAGTGAACTTAAggagacacatacacacagaacacatacatacaagacacataaTAACACACAGTAGCAAGACAGGGTATGTTTGCCACCCTGGTATCTCTTTCTATCAATGTTTATATGAGGAAAATGTTCTGTGGGAAGTTGAACTCTATCTCTTCATCCCTATCCAACCCATATACCTCATGTTAATTTTCTGGAATATTGTGGTTGGAATATTGACTGATAAGATTGCTGtccattttcttacttttcctttcttttttcttactttttttccttccttccttttctccctccctgatGTTCAAGATTTATGGCAAGATTCCCGTcctgcctttcctctttcctttccttttccttcttttcctccctctctgcttccctttttccttcctctcctatccctcttctttccttccctttttcctcccttcatacctcttctttccttcccattattccttcctttcctacttctcttcttccctttttcctttttttcttccttctttccttctcattttccttcctaactcctctttccttttctttttctttgttttcctacttctcttctttcattcccatttttccttccttcctacctctcctctttccttctctttttccttgttttcctacttctcttctttcgtttcctttttccttccttcctacctctcctctttccttctctttttccttccttcatacctcttctttccttcccatttttccttctttccttcctacctcttctttcattctcctttttccttccgtccaacctttcttctttccttcctttcctctctcttacacacacttgCCTGCATTTGTTTCTGTTCATACTCAGTCTGTCCCCTCACATACCAagtggcaaacacacacacacacacacacaaggaaagactGGACAATAATAGATATGGAACCTTGACCACATGATTATAGCTCACCCCATTTATACTacaaccaggtaaacacacacacacacacaatacacatacacacacaaggatAGACTGGACAATAATAGATATGGAACCTTGACCACATGATTATAGCTCAACCCATCTATACTacaaccaggtaaacacacacacacacacacacaacacgacacactcacacaacacgacacacacacagtagcagtATTAACCCCTAACTAACACATCTCTTCTCTGCATGCCCGCTAGAGATTTACAGGATCGTGTCGCAGAAGCAAATCCGCGACCCCCATGATCGTGATGACAGCCCCACGGCCGATGTAAAGGCTATACACGTGGAGCCGACAGTAAATGCGGAGAGTGTGCGCAGGCAGTGTTGTCAGCAGTAGTGGGGGGGGCATCGGgcgctctctcccccccccttcaatGCTGCCTATTCGGGATTAAAGAGAACAGGGTTAGATTCATTTTCCTGTCTTGAACTCTCCTGAACTTccgtctatttttattttattttatcttattttcccccgttcccgtccttccctttccctggttcatttccttgtttattttcctgtttttaccTCTCCTGTCAtctctcatcccttttttttttccttcccatccttctctttcctttttttttttcccgtcttaTTTTTCTgtccctgttttttctttcccattttttcccttcctttttaattttcctgttctctcctctcatctttgcatccctttttttcctttccctgtcttcccttccctgtttcccttttctttgttttgttttgtttatttttcattctatttccttccctcatactgaCACCTTGCCCTACCTAACCTGAATTTACCTAACTGTTCCTTACCtaacaaccttacctaacctatccccAATGAATTTCACACTAACCttatttaacctttcttcattctatcttacctttccttaacctAATCCAGACTTTCCTAtctctatcctaacctaaccttaccttaccttaccttacctgctcaACAATTTTTAAACTAACCTTCATACCTTACCTTTCTTCATTATATCTTGCCTAATCCAGACTTTCCTATTTTTAATCTGTCTTAaacttaccttaccgtaccttaccttacctacccataACCAATTTCAgactaacctaaccatacctgacttttcttcatccttttttacctttccttaaccTAATCCAGACTTCATTATCCTCAGTTTACCCTAACCTTACcaaaacttaccttaccttaccttaccgtatcTTATCTCATCTTATCTTACTTATCCTACCTTAcctacccctaacctaacctcacccaacCTCACTCTTAACTTATGTAACCTAACTATATGtaacccaaactaacctaacctcactatacCTCATCAGACCTAACTATatgtaacccaacctaacctaacctcactacatGTAACCTAACTTTAACCCAAACtatcttaacctaatctaacctcaccaAACCTCACTCTTACCATATGTAACCTAACTGTATGTGGCCCAAACTAACCTAATCCCTCTATACCTCATCTAACCTAACTATATGGaacccagtctaacctaacctcactcttTGTAACCTAACTAACCCAAACCCTAACCTCACTgtatgtaacctaacctacctaaccttacctaacctcactctTTGTAACCTAATTGTAACCCAACCTAACTAGATGTAACCTAATGTACCCCAATCTAacttaaccttatctaacctcactatcctcatcaaacctaacctaacccaacctaacctaacctcacttcacTATATGTAACCTAAGTGTAACCCaactatcctaaccttacctgagtCTCTCCTAATTGATGCCTGGCCCTACCTCACCTGCCCTTTCCTACCTGTCTCTTTACCTAGCCCACTATCGCCTtattttttaaacgtcgtattagtctACATCAACACTGTGGCTGGTTTGCGTTTTTTGGCccatttttcaaggcgtggttagctGGTTGTGTTGATttgttttgtataattttttccgACTTGGTTTTAAAGGATGTGAACTTAACTGTGAAAGTCCGACACTTACGTCACTTTTTAAGACCGAGTTTGCAATATGTCATGTTAACCAAAAATCCAACACACGTCACTTTTTAAGACTGAGTTTGCAATATGTCATGTTAACCAAAAATCCAACACACGTCACTTTTTAAGGCTGAGTTTGCAATATGTCATGTTAACCAAAAATCCAACACACGTCACTTTTTAAGACTGAGTTTGCAATATGTCATGTTAACCAAAAATCCAACACACGTCACTTTTTAAGACTGAGTTTGCAATATGTCATGTTAACCAAAAATCCAGCACTTATATCACTTTTTAAGACTGAGTTTGCAATATGTCATGTTAACTGAAAATCCAGCACTTATAAATTTTTACGTCATTCTTTACAACTTTTCAATATACCATCTTAAATGTGAAAATCAAACACTTATATCAGTTTTTATGACTGTTGTAATAAATCGTCTtaactctgtgaaaatccaaAACTTACATCACTTTTTATGACGAGTTTGCAATATGTCAACTGCGAAAACCCAACACATATTGATTTTTACGACTGAAGTTTGCAAttcatcacttttatcacttTTTATGACCAAGCTTGCAATACGTCTACCTAACTTTGAAAACCCagcacttctaactaactccttCCCAATCACGGAATCAAAAAGCCAAACGAGCCACACGCCTTCACAAATACTAATGCGACGTTTAGCAAATCTGGCGTCTGTCTAGCGCAcctttcgacacacacacacctggtagaATGTGCTTGTTTTTGTACAGCTGGCGCTCCACCTGTCTGTCGCTCGGAACACAGCTCTTGCGGGGGATTTGAGGATGGCTGTCTGGTCTGGTCTCGCCTCTctatccttatctttttttcccttttttcctttttttttaattttatttatttattttttgaggaTGGCTGTCTGGTCtggtctctcctctctctcctcatcctttcattccctttttatttaccttctattcattttgtttttctgtcctttttatcttttcattttccattgtTTTTTATACAGTGCCTGTCAGTTGAAGTGTCGCACTTGGCTCCGTGACACTTCTTGTGGCGGGATTTGGTATAAGTGTAAATCAGAGGGAGAAAACTCGCCTGGGATAAATTGACTACATGGCAACCTTCCTCGCGCTCTCTTCAATCTACCAAGCAGGGAAAACAATGACTTAGTGCTGCATTAGCTCTTACCAGAGGAGGCAGTGTTGCACTTTCCATCCTATTGGGACCTGTAGATTTTCTTGCATACTTTCTTCAGGTTGCTGTCAGTCACTTTAATAAACGTCACTTCATCTGTCCACAACACCTTTTGCCACTGCTCCAAGGTCCAGTCTCTATATTTTGTGGTTAAACTAAGCCGTTTCTCCCTTTGTTGAGTCATAATGAGGGGCTTCTTATGGGCTGTGACTTTTTTGTAACCCAGGTCATCGAGGAGGTGGCGTTATCAAGAAGCATGGGGTTGTTTTTCTTAATTTGCTTTGCTGCTAAGGAATGATTGGCATCCACTTGCCTCTTTATAATGCAGAGGGTTCAGGGAGAGACCACAGAGTGAGCTCCTCCCCCATGGCATTGGACTGGCATTTCCTGGCTGCCGGATGCCTTGAATTTGGCCACCAGGCGCCAAACAGATTGACGATTCAAGCTA
Above is a genomic segment from Eriocheir sinensis breed Jianghai 21 chromosome 7, ASM2467909v1, whole genome shotgun sequence containing:
- the LOC126992978 gene encoding ras-related protein Rab-11B-like isoform X2 encodes the protein MGNRDDEYDYLFKVVLIGDSGVGKSNLLSRFTRNEFNLESKSTIGVEFATRSIEVDGKTIKAQIWDTAGQERYRAITSAYYRGAVGALLVYDIAKLLTYTNVERWLKELRDHADQNIVIMLVGNKSDLRHLRSVPTEEAKAFAEKEGLSFIETSALDSTNVETAFHNILTEIYRIVSRQQLPDSGPNEPPGGKTITVEPTVSTSGPSSNNCCAR
- the LOC126992978 gene encoding ras-related protein Rab-11A-like isoform X1, translated to MGNRDDEYDYLFKVVLIGDSGVGKSNLLSRFTRNEFNLESKSTIGVEFATRSIEVDGKTIKAQIWDTAGQERYRAITSAYYRGAVGALLVYDIAKLLTYTNVERWLKELRDHADQNIVIMLVGNKSDLRHLRSVPTEEAKAFAEKEGLSFIETSALDSTNVETAFHNILTEIYRIVSQKQIRDPHDRDDSPTADVKAIHVEPTVNAESVRRQCCQQ